The Bacteroidales bacterium DNA window GAAACTACTGAATAATTTATTAATTTGTCTGAAATAAATTAAACTTCACACTATGGCATTAGATAAAAACGGCATTGCCCAAAGAATAGCTCAAGAATTAAAAGACGGTTACTATGTTAACCTCGGTATTGGCATACCAACTTTAGTCGCAAATTATATACCCGAAGGGATGGATGTTATTTTCCAGTCAGAGAACGGCCTTTTAGGAATAGGTCCTTTTCCGAAGAAAGGCCAAGCAGACCCTGATTTGATCAATGCAGGAAAACAAACGGTAACAGCATTAAATGGTGCATCTTTTTTTGATTCAGCTGAAAGTTTTGCAATGATTAGAGGCGGTCATATCGACTTAACGGTATTAGGTGCATTTGAAGTTTCTGATAAAGGAGATATTGCCAGTTGGAAAATCCCCGGAAAACTTATAAAAGGTATGGGAGGAGCAATGGATTTGGTTGCTTCTGCAAAAAATATTATTGTTGCAATGACACATACTGACAGAAACGGAAATTCAAAACTACTTAAAAAATGCACATTACCATTAACAGGAGTTTCTTGTGTTAAACAGATAATAACTGATATGGCTGTAATTAATGTTACAAAAGAAGGTTTTGTATTGAAAGAAAGAGCTCCCGAAGTTACTGTCGAAGAAATAAAAAATGCAACAGAAGGTAATCTTATAATTCCTGATATTGTACCTGAAATGAAATTCTAAACTCAAGAGAAGCTTTTTCAGATTTCTGTGATTGCTGTATTAATAAAGTATCAAAACTTGTGCTGAACTTGCCTGCTTGACGGCAGACAGGTTTCAGTATTGTTATATAGTTTTATTACTTCCCTGAATTATAACTCGGAATAATTCCTCGGTTTGAGGCTTTTATAAATGTGAGAATAATTTGTTTCTCTTCTGATTCTTCAATATCATTTTCCAACTTTATTACAGCATCTTTATTATTTAAACCACTGCTGAAAATTAGTCTGTAAATATCTTGTATATGATTTATTTTTTCGTTGGAATAGCCACTTCTTCTGAGCCCAATTGAATTTACTCCTGCAAAAGAAGCAGGTTCTCTGGCAGCTTTTACAAACGGAGGAATATCTTTACCCAATAACAAACCTCCTTGAGTCATTGCTTGTGTACCGATACGAGTAAATTGATGAACTAATGTTCCGCCGCCGAGAATTGCAAAATCATCAACTTCAACTTCGCCGGCTAATTGAACTGTATTTGCCAGAATTATGTTGTTCCCGAGAATACAATCATGTGCAACATGGGAATATGCCATTAACAAACACTTCTTTCCTACAATGGTCTTCATCTTTGCTGCAGTACCTCTGTTAACAGTAACAAATTCCCTGATAATTGTTCCGTCTCCAATCTCTACTCCGGTTTTTTCACCTTTGTATTTAAGATCTTGGGGCATAGCTGAAATTACTGCACCGGGAAAAATTGTTACATCATTTCCGATTACAGCACCGGCCATTATTACAACATTAGAATGAATATGTGTACGCTCTCCAATAATTACATCCTTATGAATACTTGCAAAAGGTTCAATTATTGCACTATCTGCGATTTTTGCATCAGAATGAATATTGGTCAAAGGTCTTTTCATTTATTAAGTTTATTTAATCCTACTGTTTTTAATAAACGATTTAATATATAAATTATTTTGCTTTATTAATTTCAAAAATATTTCACCCTTATTGCATCTTTTTTACTTCCTTACAAATCTTTTTTACAAATTGAATATTAGAAAAATGACCGGGTTTTGAAGCAAAAATTTTACCTTTCACACGCATTCCCACCAAAGCCATATCACCGAGAAGATCTAATAATTTATGTCTTGCCGGTTCATTAGGAAAAGTCATATCTTGCTCATTCAAAATTCCTCTGCCATGATACTTTTGATGATCTTTATGAAATAAATCGGCAATTCGATCAAATTCTTTTTGAGTAAACTCTTTTTCAACAATTACTAATGCATTTGACAGATCACCGCCTTTTATTTGATTATTTTTCAGAAGAACTTCCAATTCCTTAAGAAATACAAATGTCTTACAAGGTGCAATTTCGTTTTGATATTCTGAAAGAGAAACTAAAGATGCATGTTGCTCACCCATAACTGTAGAATTATAATCTATCATTACATTCAAACTTAGTTCTTCAGCAGGATATGCCGTTATTTGTGTTCCTGTATCGGAATCTGTAAAACTTATATTGTCTTTAACAACAAAGTATTTTCTATTATCATTTTGTTCTTTAAAACCGGCTTCAATCAGTTTCTCAACATACATCTTTGAACTCCCGTCCAATATC harbors:
- the lpxC gene encoding UDP-3-O-acyl-N-acetylglucosamine deacetylase, encoding MQQYMSDKQRTIKKDVSLKGTGLHTGKDVKITFKPANENTGYTFRRTDIENQPEIKAIVDNVVGTSRSTVLQQNGASVATVEHVLSAIYGLGIDNLIIEIDGPETPILDGSSKMYVEKLIEAGFKEQNDNRKYFVVKDNISFTDSDTGTQITAYPAEELSLNVMIDYNSTVMGEQHASLVSLSEYQNEIAPCKTFVFLKELEVLLKNNQIKGGDLSNALVIVEKEFTQKEFDRIADLFHKDHQKYHGRGILNEQDMTFPNEPARHKLLDLLGDMALVGMRVKGKIFASKPGHFSNIQFVKKICKEVKKMQ
- a CDS encoding CoA transferase subunit B, which encodes MALDKNGIAQRIAQELKDGYYVNLGIGIPTLVANYIPEGMDVIFQSENGLLGIGPFPKKGQADPDLINAGKQTVTALNGASFFDSAESFAMIRGGHIDLTVLGAFEVSDKGDIASWKIPGKLIKGMGGAMDLVASAKNIIVAMTHTDRNGNSKLLKKCTLPLTGVSCVKQIITDMAVINVTKEGFVLKERAPEVTVEEIKNATEGNLIIPDIVPEMKF
- the lpxA gene encoding acyl-ACP--UDP-N-acetylglucosamine O-acyltransferase translates to MKRPLTNIHSDAKIADSAIIEPFASIHKDVIIGERTHIHSNVVIMAGAVIGNDVTIFPGAVISAMPQDLKYKGEKTGVEIGDGTIIREFVTVNRGTAAKMKTIVGKKCLLMAYSHVAHDCILGNNIILANTVQLAGEVEVDDFAILGGGTLVHQFTRIGTQAMTQGGLLLGKDIPPFVKAAREPASFAGVNSIGLRRSGYSNEKINHIQDIYRLIFSSGLNNKDAVIKLENDIEESEEKQIILTFIKASNRGIIPSYNSGK